DNA sequence from the Bacillota bacterium genome:
CAATTCCTCCACCCCGTGCGGGGCGGACTCCTTGGCCGACTTCAACTCCCGAAATGAGTAGCTTGCCAGCAGGCTCCCAATGACCGTAGCCTCGGCCGCCGCGCCGGCCTCCAGGCCGGCGATGCCGGCCCCGTGGACGATGGTGGCCACGGTCCGACATCCACCCCGCGCCGCCGCTTTCATCGCCCATCCGGCGGCCCGGCGGACGCCCTCGAGGTCGAAGCCTGACGATGGACCCAACCCGGCCACGACGACCTTGGTCGCCGGCAGGCGCCCCAGGGAGTAGACGACCACCGCTTCCTTTTCCTGACCGGTCAGCTCCCCCGCTTCGGCCAGGCGGCTGATGGCTCCGCCCAGGGCCTGGTCGACCGCCCCGGTCGCCCCCCCGGGGCGCTTGACCCCTTCAAACAGGTTGATGATGACCGCATCCGCCTTGACCTCAGTGATCGAGCCTCGCCAGACCTTGACCTTCACCCTCGCCATCTCCTTGCCCGCTATTAGCAATTCTGCCCAAATGCCCCCCGGTTTTCCCCCGCCGCCGCCCGCCTATTCTTCCACGCCTTCCCTCCGTTCCCTGCCTGGCCTAATCTCGACCGGCAAGAAAAAAACCCGTCCCGAGTAGGGACGGGTGTCGGCTTCCTCTACGGGGTCGGCTCACCGTGGTGAGACGATGAGCCTTATGGCCGTCCGTTCCTGACCATTGATCTCGATGTCGGTGAACGCCGGGACGCAGACCAGGTCCATGCCACTTGGGGCGACAAAGCCTCGGGCGATGGCCACCGCCTTGACCGCTTGGTTCAAGGCGCCGGCCCCGACGGTCTGAATCTCAGCGTTGCCGCGTTCGCGCAGGACTCCTGCCAAAGCCCCGGCGACCGAGTTGGGATTGGACTTCGATGAGACCTTGAGGACGTCGACCAACTTGGGAAGAACCTCCTCCGCTTGGAAATTCTGCTCGGCAAGGGATAATGTTCTCTCTTGTCGGACAAAAACCTGCTGGCAGAGGAGCGAAAATCTTCACACTTCGACCTCTAGGCGCCCTAAATGAGAACCTGCCGGAACCCGCCGTGGGCGGTTTCTGTGGTCAAGCGAGACCGGCCAGCCCGGCCAGGTCTTCCGGCCGGATACGAAGGTCCTTGAACAACTCGGCTTCCATCGCTCTCACCGCCGGCCAGCACTCCTCGATGAGTGACGCGCTGCCGGGGTATCGCCGCTTGAGGTCGGAGAAGCGGGCCGCCAAGCCGACAAAGTCCCGGGCAACCAGCTTGTCGGCATAGTAGACGAGCTTCTCCTCCAGGTTTCGCGGTTGACGCTCGGGATCCAGGACGGCCTCGAGGAGGTGACGGCGGACGGCCTCAACCAGTTCGGCGTAGCCACGCTCGGCGGCGATGCGGGCTGAGGCGGCGGCGTGGTCAACGTCCCGCGGAACGCCCGGGGCCTTCCCCAAATCGTGCAGGAGAGCGGCCGCCCGGACGAGATCGACTTCCACCTTCCGGCCCGACCGCTTCAATTCCTCGGCCAGGAAGACGGCGACGGACGCCACCGTGGTCACGTGAGACCAGGCCCCGTCCGGAAAGCGATACTCCGACAAGAGCCTGAGGCACTCGCCCTCAGAGGGAATGATGACCCAGCCCTCCCCTTCTGGTCCGAAAGTCAGTCAGAACGCAGCGGATCACCCCTCGTCTTCCTGGAGGCGCCTGATCCCGGTGGCTCGGCCGGTCTGGTCGTCGAGGTCGACGACCACCGCTTCCAGCCTCGACGGCGGTCTGGCCACATCGAGACGCGTCGGAAGCTGGGTCAGGAAACGTTCCAGGGCCTGGTCCCGGTCGACGCCGATGATCGAATGCCGGGGCCCGGTCATCCCGACATCAGTGATGAAGGCCGTGCCTTTCGGCAAGATCCGTTCGTCGGCCGTCTGGACGTGGGTATGGGTACCGATCACCGCCGACACCCGACCGTCAAGGTAGTGGGCCATGGCCGCTTTCTCCGAGGTGGCCTCGGCGTGGAAATCGACAATCAGGAACGGCGACCGCCCGGAGACCTCTTCGAGGGCCCGCGAGGCGGCGCGGAAGGGGCAGTCGACGTAGACTTCCAGGAAGACGCGGCCACACAGGTTCACGAGGGTGACCTCCCGACCGTCGGCCGCCTGAACGACCCCGGTGCCGTGGCCGGGAGCCTGGCCCGGGTAGTTGAACGGTCGGACCACCCGTGACTCCAGTCCGAGGTAGTCATAGACCTCACGCTTGGCCCAGGCATGATTGCCGAGGGTGATCCCGTCGACCCCGGCTTCGAAGAGCTCCTCGGCCGTTTCCTGAGTGATTCCCTTTCCCCCGGCCACGTTCTCGCCGTTAGCCAGGACCAGGTCGGGGCCCTCTCGCTCCTTGATGACCGGCAGGAGCCCGGCCAATGCCTCCCGCCCCGGCCGCCCTATGACATCCCCGATGAACAGGATCCTCATGACGCACCCCCCGGACAAGGTAGTATACCCGACGGGCCCGGTGGCACAAAAAGGCCCCGCCGCTCGGCGAGGCTCGGCCGGCGCCCGTGGGCGCCGGGGTGTCGTCCTACCCTCACTTGTTGAAGACCAGGACCCGCCCTTCCTCACGAAAGGCGATCAGGTTCTTCTCCGAGCGGG
Encoded proteins:
- a CDS encoding HD domain-containing protein, whose amino-acid sequence is MSEYRFPDGAWSHVTTVASVAVFLAEELKRSGRKVEVDLVRAAALLHDLGKAPGVPRDVDHAAASARIAAERGYAELVEAVRRHLLEAVLDPERQPRNLEEKLVYYADKLVARDFVGLAARFSDLKRRYPGSASLIEECWPAVRAMEAELFKDLRIRPEDLAGLAGLA
- a CDS encoding TIGR00282 family metallophosphoesterase gives rise to the protein MRILFIGDVIGRPGREALAGLLPVIKEREGPDLVLANGENVAGGKGITQETAEELFEAGVDGITLGNHAWAKREVYDYLGLESRVVRPFNYPGQAPGHGTGVVQAADGREVTLVNLCGRVFLEVYVDCPFRAASRALEEVSGRSPFLIVDFHAEATSEKAAMAHYLDGRVSAVIGTHTHVQTADERILPKGTAFITDVGMTGPRHSIIGVDRDQALERFLTQLPTRLDVARPPSRLEAVVVDLDDQTGRATGIRRLQEDEG
- a CDS encoding stage V sporulation protein S, which produces MVDVLKVSSKSNPNSVAGALAGVLRERGNAEIQTVGAGALNQAVKAVAIARGFVAPSGMDLVCVPAFTDIEINGQERTAIRLIVSPR